The Mustela lutreola isolate mMusLut2 chromosome 3, mMusLut2.pri, whole genome shotgun sequence genome includes a region encoding these proteins:
- the SGPP2 gene encoding sphingosine-1-phosphate phosphatase 2 isoform X2 — translation MYIGQVAKDILKWPRPLSPPVVKLEKRVIDEYGMPSTHAMAATVISFTLLLSTMDRYQYPFALGLLMAVVFSTLVCLSRLYTGMHTVLDVLGGILVTAVLIVLTYPAWTLIDRLDSASPLFPVCVIVVPFFLCYNYPVSDCYSPTRADTTTILAAGAGVTLGFWINHFFQLASAPTEALPVVQNIPPLTANMLVLGLTKFAVGIVLILLVRQLVQNLSLQVLYSCFKVVTRNKEARRRLEIEVPYKFVTYTSVGLCATTFVPMLHRFLGLL, via the exons ATGTACATcggccaggtggccaaggacatcTTGAAGTGGCcccgccccctctcccctccGGTGGTGAAGCTGGAGAAGAGGGTGATTGATGAGTACGGAATGCCGTCCACCCACGCCATGGCAGCCACCGTCATATCCttcaccctcctcctctccactaTGGACAGATACCAG TATCCCTTTGCTCTGGGACTGCTGATGGCTGTGGTGTTTTCCACCTTGGTGTGTCTCAGCAGACTCTACACCGGGATGCACACGGTGCTG GATGTGCTGGGTGGCATCCTGGTCACTGCGGTCCTCATCGTCCTCACCTACCCCGCCTGGACCCTTATCGACCGCCTGGACTCAGCCAGCCCCCTCTTCCCCGTGTGTGTCATCGTGGTGCCCTTCTTCCTGTGTTACAACTACCCCGTGTCTGACTGCTACAGCCCCACCAGAGCGGACACCACTACCATTCTGGCCGCAGGGGCGGGGGTGACTCTCGGGTTCTGGATCAATCACTTCTTCCAGCTCGCGTCCGCACCCACCGAGGCTCTCCCTGTCGTTCAGAACATTCCGCCACTCACCGCCAACATGCTGGTCTTGGGACTGACCAAATTTGCCGTGGGGATCGTGTTGATCCTTCTAGTGCGTCAGCTGGTACAAAACCTTTCCCTGCAGGTGCTGTACTCCTGCTTCAAGGTGGTCACCAGGAACAAGGAGGCCAGGCGGAGACTAGAGATCGAAGTGCCTTATAAGTTCGTCACCTACACGTCTGTGGGACTCTGTGCTACGACCTTTGTGCCCATGCTGCACAGGTTTTTGGGACTGCTCTGA